A window of the Sulfitobacter sp. THAF37 genome harbors these coding sequences:
- a CDS encoding acyl-CoA dehydrogenase family protein has protein sequence MTFRLTADQQEIRDQVLRICARFDDDYWLDRDRNGGFPHELHRAMADGAWLGIAMPEAVGGAGLGITEATIMMQAIAESGAGASGASAIHMNIFGLNPVVKFGTDEQRARMLGPLIAGDEKACFAVTEPTTGLDTTKLKTMAVRRGDRYVVHGQKVWISTAQVADKMLLLARTTRLEDVSSPTEGLSLFYTDLDRNFVDVREIEKMGRKAVDSNEVFIDGLPIPAEDLIGEEGKGFRQILHGLNPERILVAGECIGIARNALARAAHYANERVIFDRPIGQNQGVQHPLAKAWARVESANLMVMHAAALYDAGEPCGVEANAAKLLAADAAVEATEAAQITFGGFGYAKEYHVERLVREALLFRIVPVTPQMLLSFIAEKALGLPKSY, from the coding sequence ATGACATTTCGATTGACCGCCGACCAACAAGAGATTCGCGACCAGGTTCTGCGGATTTGCGCAAGGTTCGACGACGACTATTGGCTGGATCGGGATCGCAACGGTGGTTTTCCCCATGAACTGCACAGGGCAATGGCCGATGGCGCCTGGCTGGGTATCGCCATGCCAGAAGCTGTCGGCGGCGCTGGTCTGGGGATCACCGAGGCGACCATAATGATGCAGGCAATCGCCGAGTCGGGGGCCGGCGCAAGCGGAGCCTCGGCCATCCACATGAACATTTTCGGGCTCAACCCGGTGGTGAAGTTTGGGACCGATGAGCAGCGCGCGCGTATGCTTGGCCCTCTAATAGCAGGCGATGAAAAGGCCTGTTTCGCCGTGACCGAACCGACGACGGGGCTGGATACCACAAAGCTGAAGACCATGGCGGTGCGGCGGGGGGACAGATATGTCGTGCACGGACAAAAAGTCTGGATTTCTACCGCGCAGGTGGCAGACAAGATGTTGCTTCTGGCCAGAACAACGCGGCTTGAGGATGTGAGCAGCCCGACCGAAGGGCTGAGCCTGTTCTATACAGATCTCGACCGAAATTTCGTTGACGTGCGAGAGATCGAAAAGATGGGTCGAAAGGCTGTCGATTCGAACGAAGTCTTCATCGATGGATTGCCGATTCCGGCTGAGGACCTGATCGGGGAGGAGGGCAAAGGCTTTAGGCAAATTTTGCACGGGTTGAATCCCGAACGCATCCTGGTGGCCGGTGAATGCATCGGTATTGCGCGCAACGCACTGGCGCGAGCGGCGCATTATGCAAACGAACGTGTGATTTTTGACCGCCCGATCGGCCAAAATCAGGGTGTTCAGCATCCACTCGCCAAAGCCTGGGCGCGAGTGGAATCTGCCAATCTCATGGTGATGCACGCTGCAGCCCTCTACGATGCGGGAGAACCCTGCGGCGTCGAGGCGAACGCCGCCAAGCTTTTGGCCGCCGACGCCGCGGTCGAGGCGACCGAAGCCGCGCAAATTACGTTTGGCGGATTCGGATATGCTAAGGAATATCACGTGGAGCGACTGGTACGTGAAGCTCTGCTGTTCCGCATCGTACCGGTGACACCGCAGATGCTTCTGTCGTTCATAGCAGAAAAAGCCCTTGGACTTCCAAAGTCTTACTGA
- a CDS encoding efflux RND transporter periplasmic adaptor subunit, protein MSLNRTRYFRGGAAGLVALLLAIVLLVQFNPDIASKVFAQTTDEVSGADAQGSAEQDMAQPVTVEVSRAELRDSDRARSLAGRVEPARTVDIAFQVSGQLSDLAVDAGTRVEKGDLIAALDPVDFELAVDRAQASFDLAKSEYDRALSLTERGVATDARLETNRAQLAQAEVALREAERRLAQATITAPFDAIVARIFLEEFSNVTPAAPIARLQDISEMRVRISLPEELAAMARAQPDAFRVTASFPAVPGYDATLYLRKFVTDADPTAQTYDVEFAIEGAIDPRLLPGMTANVRVAAAAEGAQSRLVVVPVSAIDTTSRSEPSIWLYDEGTGRVSRKTIRLGLPNDDEIVVLEGLSGDELVVSGGWWRLKENETVAVRGL, encoded by the coding sequence ATGAGCTTGAATAGAACCAGATACTTCCGAGGAGGTGCCGCTGGATTGGTCGCCCTTCTTCTCGCCATTGTCCTTCTCGTGCAATTCAACCCGGACATCGCATCCAAGGTCTTCGCGCAGACTACGGATGAGGTTTCCGGTGCCGATGCGCAAGGGAGCGCCGAGCAAGACATGGCCCAACCGGTCACGGTCGAAGTATCGCGTGCCGAGCTTCGCGATAGCGATAGGGCGCGCAGCCTGGCAGGCCGCGTGGAGCCCGCCCGGACCGTGGATATTGCCTTTCAGGTTTCGGGTCAGCTTTCCGACCTCGCGGTAGATGCTGGGACTCGGGTCGAGAAAGGCGATTTAATTGCCGCGCTCGACCCAGTCGATTTCGAATTGGCCGTGGATCGGGCGCAGGCCTCTTTCGACCTCGCAAAATCCGAATACGATCGTGCGTTGAGTCTGACCGAGAGGGGGGTGGCGACCGACGCCCGACTTGAAACGAACCGCGCGCAGCTTGCTCAGGCAGAAGTCGCCCTGCGTGAAGCGGAGCGACGCTTGGCTCAAGCCACGATCACCGCGCCCTTCGACGCCATTGTCGCGCGCATCTTTCTGGAGGAGTTTTCGAACGTCACCCCTGCGGCTCCGATTGCCAGGTTGCAGGACATCAGTGAAATGCGGGTGCGGATTTCGCTGCCCGAGGAACTCGCCGCGATGGCACGGGCCCAGCCCGATGCATTCAGGGTAACCGCCTCTTTCCCCGCCGTGCCGGGATATGACGCAACTCTGTATCTGCGGAAATTCGTGACCGATGCAGACCCCACAGCCCAAACCTATGACGTCGAGTTTGCAATCGAGGGCGCCATCGACCCGAGATTGCTGCCCGGAATGACGGCGAATGTGCGCGTAGCCGCCGCCGCGGAGGGTGCGCAATCGCGGTTGGTAGTCGTCCCGGTCTCGGCGATCGACACGACGAGCCGGAGCGAGCCGTCCATCTGGCTGTATGACGAGGGGACCGGCCGGGTGTCCCGTAAGACGATCCGCCTGGGGCTGCCGAACGACGACGAAATCGTCGTGCTTGAGGGGCTCTCCGGAGACGAACTGGTTGTGTCCGGCGGGTGGTGGCGCCTGAAGGAAAACGAAACAGTCGCGGTTCGCGGCCTCTGA
- a CDS encoding CaiB/BaiF CoA-transferase family protein produces the protein MSGPLDQLKIIELGHVIAGPLAAALLSDFGADVIKIEAPNRTDMMRDLGPKAEDGVGVWWKTLGRNKKTLGLDWKSDEGRDILRKLVEDADVLIENFRPGVLERAGVGPDVLHDWNPDLVVLRVSGYGQDGPMRDVPAFGRAAEAMSGLAHLTGFPDGPPMHPGFPAADSTTGLMGALGIMIALFAREKGIARGQVVDLAVFEALLRLMDYPVPALTGANLSPRRNGLRQPMDFAPGGMFRTSDGVWLTVSAGSAETAHRLLRAVGGDALADDPRFATLGEMSQHMTVVFDAINDFVTQHTAKEVEAVFARHDAVASRVLSVEEIATNEQIRHRGDIVSVAGEQTQVIGPVPHLSATPGQLRWLGRPPGADSQSILRDLGFDDERIAALCEAGLVRLERGRAL, from the coding sequence ATGTCTGGACCCCTTGATCAACTGAAGATTATAGAACTTGGTCACGTAATTGCCGGACCACTTGCGGCAGCTTTACTCTCGGATTTTGGTGCAGATGTCATCAAGATCGAAGCCCCCAACCGGACGGATATGATGCGCGACCTTGGACCCAAGGCAGAGGATGGGGTGGGCGTCTGGTGGAAGACTTTGGGCCGTAACAAGAAAACACTAGGCCTGGACTGGAAGTCCGACGAGGGCCGGGACATCCTGCGAAAGTTGGTCGAAGATGCCGACGTGCTGATCGAAAATTTCCGACCGGGTGTGCTGGAACGTGCCGGTGTTGGGCCAGACGTCTTGCACGATTGGAACCCGGACTTGGTTGTCTTGCGGGTTTCAGGTTACGGACAGGACGGTCCGATGCGCGACGTGCCAGCGTTTGGGCGTGCTGCGGAGGCCATGAGTGGATTAGCGCATCTGACCGGTTTTCCCGACGGGCCGCCGATGCACCCCGGCTTTCCGGCGGCCGACAGCACGACAGGGCTGATGGGCGCTTTGGGAATCATGATCGCGCTATTTGCTCGCGAAAAGGGCATTGCACGCGGTCAGGTCGTCGATCTTGCGGTGTTCGAGGCGTTGCTTCGGTTGATGGACTATCCTGTTCCCGCATTGACGGGCGCGAACCTCTCGCCGCGGCGCAATGGGCTGCGCCAGCCGATGGACTTTGCTCCGGGGGGGATGTTCCGAACGTCCGATGGGGTGTGGCTGACCGTTTCCGCAGGGAGCGCGGAAACCGCGCACCGACTGTTGCGGGCAGTCGGCGGGGACGCCCTTGCCGATGATCCGCGGTTTGCGACACTCGGCGAGATGTCGCAGCACATGACGGTGGTCTTTGACGCGATCAATGATTTCGTCACGCAGCACACGGCTAAGGAAGTGGAGGCGGTATTCGCCCGCCATGATGCCGTTGCCTCGCGTGTGTTGAGTGTCGAGGAAATCGCGACGAACGAGCAGATACGCCATCGCGGGGATATCGTGTCGGTCGCTGGCGAACAGACTCAGGTCATTGGTCCGGTCCCTCATCTCAGCGCGACGCCCGGTCAGCTTCGTTGGCTGGGACGACCGCCTGGCGCAGACAGCCAAAGCATTCTGCGTGATCTTGGTTTTGACGATGAGCGGATCGCTGCCCTATGTGAGGCTGGGCTCGTAAGATTGGAAAGAGGGCGCGCGCTATGA
- a CDS encoding SDR family oxidoreductase — protein MNKTQFGSSREDLSKRATVYASGLFTGKVVVVTGAGGGLGLAIATLFARLGANLAINGRNEEKLALAKEFLESFGGEVFAVPMTIREPEQVEDFVAKTNQEFGAIDVLVNNAGGQFPQAALEFSPKGWNAVIDTNLNGTWWMMQSTARHWVANKQSGSIVNIVADIWRGMPGIAHTCAARAGVVYLSKSVAVEWAPHGIRVNCVAPGCCESNGFGNYPPEGSATFQDSNPMRHAGDEWDVAEGVVYMAANSGKFVTGEVLNIDGGQQLWGDPWPTGRPDYFRIT, from the coding sequence ATGAATAAGACGCAGTTTGGGTCTTCGAGGGAGGACCTATCAAAACGTGCAACCGTTTACGCAAGCGGTTTATTCACCGGCAAAGTCGTTGTGGTGACCGGGGCCGGAGGCGGATTGGGGCTGGCAATTGCGACCTTGTTCGCAAGGCTCGGGGCCAATCTGGCGATCAATGGACGCAACGAAGAGAAACTGGCTTTGGCCAAGGAGTTTCTTGAAAGTTTCGGGGGCGAAGTTTTCGCTGTGCCTATGACCATCCGGGAGCCTGAGCAGGTCGAGGATTTTGTCGCCAAGACGAACCAGGAGTTCGGGGCGATTGACGTATTGGTGAACAATGCTGGGGGTCAGTTTCCGCAAGCAGCGTTGGAGTTTAGTCCAAAGGGCTGGAATGCGGTCATAGACACCAACCTGAACGGCACGTGGTGGATGATGCAATCCACGGCGCGCCACTGGGTTGCCAACAAGCAATCGGGCTCCATCGTCAACATCGTGGCCGATATCTGGCGCGGCATGCCCGGCATCGCGCATACCTGTGCGGCCCGGGCAGGGGTAGTTTACCTGTCCAAGTCGGTTGCGGTGGAGTGGGCCCCGCACGGTATCCGAGTGAACTGCGTGGCGCCGGGTTGCTGCGAAAGCAACGGTTTCGGGAACTACCCTCCGGAGGGTTCTGCGACCTTTCAGGACTCCAACCCGATGCGGCACGCCGGGGACGAATGGGATGTCGCTGAAGGGGTTGTCTATATGGCGGCGAATTCAGGGAAATTCGTAACCGGAGAAGTTCTGAACATCGACGGTGGGCAGCAATTGTGGGGGGATCCATGGCCAACGGGGCGGCCGGACTACTTCCGGATTACCTGA
- a CDS encoding efflux RND transporter permease subunit → MTMSISRASIRRPVAVWLAIIFCLLGGLWGLNTVGRLEDPSFTLKTALVFVPYPGATAMEVEEEVTDVVESALQQMKQLDRVESKSMPGMAQITVEIEMTYGPDEIPQVWDEMRRRIRDIEGELPSGAQSPIINDDFGDVYGMFYAVTADGLSASEQRDLATKLRRDLVTVDGVAKIEVQGLAEEEIIISIPSARLTELGLPPDQILGIIADENQVFSNGEISEGLSRLGVSVPPGYVSVEGIEALRLGAPGEVGQIALYDIARVVREETERPSQIVRHNGTRAFTLGVSALVDRNVVEVGRSVEARLDQLKTELPDGVEIVPIYEQHKVVDEAVSSFLVGLGQSVAIVIGALMLTMGWRAGLVVGATLGLTVFSTLFFMSVFGIEMERISLGALIIAMGMLVDNAIVIAEGMLIGMARGKSAEDAAADTETATGFPLLGATVIGIMAFSGIGLSPDATGEFLFSLFAVIAISLLMSWILAVTVTPYLGKLLLKAPRDTSKDPYRGLVYSAYRGFLWMALRARVLVVLTVVGITVWSVMAFGQVKQAFFPASNTPIFYVEFQMPQGTDIRATNEEMARLEAIILGEEIVTDVTTLVGRGASRFMLTYNPEQADASYGQLIVRATDATLIPDVAARLNRELPAQFPNALIRVEEIVFGPPAGADVAVRFSGPDPVVLRQLSDNALAIFDEAGTITNPRTDWRQREILVEPIVDEARMRLAGATRGSISDTVQYGTSGLRVGTLREGDAEIPMYLRLPEVERDGLDRLRDLSVWSPGANGYVPMANLVSGFEPRLVEALIHRRDRERTITVLGGAGGDLTADEAFRSVRSDIEAIRLPEGYTMEWGGEFESAGEAQASLGKQLPLGFLVMLTISILMFNKVRQPLILWLVVPMSVTGMVLGLLFTGLPFTFTALLGFLSLSGMLMKNAIVLVEEIDQQRAEGVEDYQAVIDGSVSRLRPVVLAAGTTIFGMTPLISDAFFASMAVTIMGGLAFASILTLVAVPVLYALFFLIKPPKQENAPSGSPATA, encoded by the coding sequence ATGACAATGAGTATTTCCCGCGCAAGCATCCGACGTCCGGTCGCCGTTTGGCTGGCAATTATCTTTTGCCTTCTCGGCGGTTTGTGGGGGCTGAACACGGTCGGACGCCTCGAAGACCCGAGTTTCACGCTCAAGACGGCGCTCGTTTTCGTGCCCTATCCGGGCGCGACGGCGATGGAGGTGGAAGAGGAAGTCACCGATGTCGTGGAAAGCGCACTCCAACAGATGAAGCAGCTCGACCGGGTGGAATCGAAATCCATGCCGGGCATGGCCCAGATCACGGTCGAGATCGAGATGACCTATGGGCCCGACGAGATTCCGCAGGTCTGGGACGAGATGCGCCGCCGTATCCGCGACATCGAAGGAGAGCTTCCCTCCGGTGCGCAGTCTCCGATCATCAATGACGATTTCGGCGACGTCTACGGCATGTTCTACGCTGTGACGGCCGATGGGTTGAGCGCCTCGGAACAGCGAGACCTCGCGACTAAACTGCGGCGCGACCTTGTCACCGTCGACGGGGTGGCCAAGATCGAGGTTCAGGGGCTGGCTGAAGAGGAGATCATCATTTCGATCCCTTCGGCGCGCCTGACCGAACTGGGCCTGCCACCGGACCAGATCCTCGGTATCATCGCCGACGAAAACCAGGTTTTCTCCAACGGCGAGATCAGCGAAGGGCTGTCTCGGCTGGGCGTGTCCGTTCCGCCGGGTTATGTCAGCGTCGAGGGCATAGAGGCGCTGCGGCTCGGCGCCCCCGGAGAGGTCGGGCAGATTGCGCTCTACGACATCGCTCGCGTGGTCCGAGAGGAGACAGAGCGGCCGAGCCAGATCGTGCGTCACAATGGCACGCGGGCCTTCACCCTCGGGGTCTCGGCGCTCGTGGACCGCAACGTTGTCGAGGTCGGCAGATCGGTCGAGGCACGGCTGGACCAGCTGAAGACCGAATTGCCGGACGGCGTCGAGATCGTACCGATCTATGAACAGCATAAGGTCGTCGACGAAGCGGTCTCGAGCTTCCTCGTCGGCCTCGGTCAATCCGTGGCCATCGTCATCGGGGCGCTGATGCTGACCATGGGTTGGCGCGCGGGTTTGGTCGTGGGTGCCACGCTGGGCCTCACGGTTTTTTCCACACTGTTTTTCATGTCTGTCTTCGGCATCGAGATGGAACGGATCAGTCTCGGGGCTTTGATCATCGCCATGGGCATGCTGGTCGACAATGCCATCGTGATCGCCGAAGGCATGCTGATTGGCATGGCGCGGGGCAAGTCCGCCGAAGACGCCGCCGCCGATACAGAGACCGCGACAGGGTTTCCCCTGCTTGGGGCCACCGTGATCGGGATCATGGCGTTTTCGGGCATTGGGCTATCGCCAGACGCCACCGGAGAATTCCTGTTCTCGCTTTTCGCGGTTATCGCGATTTCGTTGCTGATGAGCTGGATCCTCGCCGTAACCGTTACACCCTATCTTGGGAAGCTCCTTCTGAAGGCGCCAAGAGACACCTCCAAGGACCCCTATCGCGGCTTAGTCTATTCGGCTTATCGCGGTTTCCTCTGGATGGCGCTGCGCGCCCGCGTGCTCGTAGTCCTGACGGTCGTCGGAATCACGGTCTGGTCGGTCATGGCCTTCGGCCAAGTCAAGCAGGCTTTCTTTCCGGCGTCGAACACCCCGATATTCTACGTCGAATTCCAGATGCCACAGGGCACGGACATTCGAGCCACGAATGAAGAAATGGCCCGGCTCGAGGCGATCATCTTAGGCGAGGAGATAGTGACGGACGTTACAACGCTTGTCGGGCGAGGGGCCAGCCGCTTCATGCTGACCTACAACCCTGAGCAGGCCGATGCGAGCTACGGTCAGCTGATCGTGCGTGCGACCGATGCCACACTCATCCCCGATGTTGCGGCGCGTCTCAATCGCGAACTGCCGGCGCAATTCCCCAATGCTCTTATCCGCGTCGAGGAGATCGTCTTCGGTCCGCCTGCCGGGGCCGATGTCGCCGTTCGCTTTTCGGGACCCGATCCGGTAGTCCTCCGGCAGCTATCGGATAACGCGCTTGCGATCTTCGACGAGGCCGGCACGATCACAAACCCGCGCACAGACTGGCGACAGCGCGAAATTCTCGTCGAACCCATCGTCGACGAGGCTCGCATGCGGTTGGCCGGTGCGACTCGCGGATCGATTTCCGACACCGTGCAATACGGGACCTCGGGCCTGCGGGTCGGCACCCTGCGCGAAGGCGATGCCGAAATCCCTATGTATCTGCGGCTTCCCGAGGTCGAGCGCGACGGGCTGGATCGTTTGCGCGATCTCTCCGTCTGGTCGCCGGGTGCAAATGGCTATGTGCCGATGGCCAACCTCGTCTCCGGCTTTGAGCCCCGCCTCGTCGAGGCCCTTATCCACCGCCGCGACCGTGAGCGTACGATAACGGTCCTCGGCGGTGCAGGCGGCGACCTGACAGCAGATGAGGCCTTTCGCAGTGTCCGCTCTGATATCGAAGCCATTCGGCTTCCCGAAGGCTACACGATGGAATGGGGTGGCGAGTTCGAAAGCGCGGGAGAAGCGCAGGCAAGTCTCGGCAAACAGCTTCCCTTGGGCTTTCTGGTAATGCTGACAATTTCGATCCTGATGTTCAACAAAGTGCGCCAGCCACTGATCCTGTGGCTCGTGGTTCCGATGTCGGTCACGGGGATGGTTCTTGGTCTGCTGTTCACTGGGCTACCGTTCACGTTCACGGCGCTTCTCGGCTTCTTGTCCCTTTCCGGGATGCTGATGAAGAATGCCATTGTGCTGGTGGAAGAAATCGATCAGCAACGCGCCGAAGGTGTCGAGGACTATCAGGCGGTAATCGATGGCTCGGTCAGCCGTTTGAGGCCCGTCGTGCTGGCTGCGGGCACAACGATTTTCGGTATGACTCCGCTCATATCAGACGCCTTCTTCGCATCGATGGCTGTCACAATCATGGGTGGCCTCGCGTTCGCCTCGATCCTGACACTGGTCGCGGTGCCGGTATTGTATGCGCTGTTCTTCTTGATCAAGCCGCCTAAACAAGAAAACGCTCCTTCAGGTTCCCCAGCGACAGCCTGA
- a CDS encoding ABC transporter ATP-binding protein, translating to MTTRINTAIGADDGAILECSGVERRFGGIVAVTGVDLVIRQGEIFGLVGPNGSGKTTLTNAITGFYPPNEGRVRLAGNDITGTAPHKVAKLGVARTFQNLALFNGMSVLDNILLGRHIHMSPGVLRTALYWWAAQREEIENRKIVEEVIEFLQLESIRHELVDGLPIGLKKRVELARALVAEPQMLILDEPMAGMNQEEKGYMSRFILDARAERGVSVLLIEHHMDVITGICDRMLALNYGEMIASGIPKEVVKDPRVIEAYIGGSHD from the coding sequence ATGACGACAAGGATTAACACAGCAATCGGAGCCGATGATGGGGCGATACTGGAGTGCAGCGGGGTCGAACGACGGTTCGGCGGCATCGTCGCTGTCACCGGTGTTGACCTCGTTATTCGACAAGGGGAAATCTTTGGACTTGTCGGTCCGAATGGCAGCGGCAAGACAACGCTAACAAACGCAATTACCGGATTTTACCCGCCAAACGAGGGCAGGGTCCGGCTGGCAGGAAACGACATTACGGGTACGGCGCCTCACAAGGTTGCCAAGCTCGGCGTTGCCAGAACGTTCCAAAATCTTGCCCTGTTCAACGGGATGAGCGTTCTGGACAACATCCTGCTCGGGCGGCACATCCACATGAGCCCAGGCGTTTTGCGTACGGCGCTATATTGGTGGGCAGCACAGCGTGAAGAAATCGAGAACCGTAAAATCGTCGAGGAGGTGATCGAGTTTCTACAGCTCGAGAGCATTCGGCATGAGTTGGTCGATGGTCTTCCGATCGGGTTGAAAAAGCGGGTCGAGCTGGCGCGGGCATTGGTGGCCGAGCCACAGATGCTGATTCTCGATGAACCGATGGCCGGCATGAACCAGGAAGAGAAAGGGTATATGTCCCGTTTCATTCTGGATGCCCGTGCCGAACGCGGCGTCAGCGTTCTGCTGATCGAACACCATATGGATGTCATCACCGGCATTTGTGATCGGATGCTGGCACTGAACTACGGTGAAATGATCGCCAGTGGCATCCCCAAGGAGGTTGTGAAGGACCCGCGGGTCATCGAGGCATATATCGGAGGGTCGCATGACTGA
- a CDS encoding long-chain fatty acid--CoA ligase encodes MTDFTKNRSSGGETIGALLAKNASLHGKDIARREKERGIWKETTWAEYAQEVVACAAGLEKIGVKPGKAVLVLGDNRARLYGGMLAVSLLGAYAMPAYPGATLEELRHFLGEIEIVAAIAEDQEQVDKILELKDAGAEGIDHIIYDEARGLGFYEVEGLLSWDHLIEVGQHDLNETPGLREELLSRAKPEDPAIFLHSSGTTGAPKGIVLSQKNVLAAARNGHAAGAFDENEEILAYLPMAWVGDYAITVAAALLWRFTVNVPERQETVVRDMREIAPTFYLAAPRSWDQMLTTIQVGIENSSPLKKWLYHFFMDRAIAAETRKLNGKSGGILEPLGRLLGEAIIFGPIKDQFGMSRLKNAFTGGEAIGEDTFVFYRSLGIKLRQLYGQTENSAINAIQSPGEVRLHTVGKPAPGVEVTIAEDGEILVRSDSVFEGYFNKPEATAEALEGGWLHTGDAGYLEEDGHLVVLGRVSEVMHTAGGERFVPNYIENRLKFSPYIKDAAVIGAGLKELTAMVCVDFEAVGHWAEVNGVPYVSYADLSQREEVATLLREAFQRVNKAVTEPLRLQRFVSLPKEFDPDDGEITRTRKLRRKVVQERYADVIAALYDGSKEVHVSAQVTYETGEVGKVERSLPIREV; translated from the coding sequence ATGACTGATTTTACGAAGAACCGGTCTTCAGGCGGCGAAACGATTGGTGCACTTCTGGCGAAGAACGCGTCGCTCCACGGAAAGGATATCGCCCGTCGCGAAAAAGAGCGTGGGATATGGAAAGAAACCACCTGGGCGGAATACGCCCAAGAGGTGGTGGCCTGTGCGGCTGGGCTTGAAAAAATCGGCGTGAAGCCTGGCAAAGCAGTGCTTGTTCTGGGCGATAACCGTGCGCGGCTCTATGGCGGCATGCTGGCTGTTTCGTTGCTTGGTGCCTACGCCATGCCCGCTTATCCGGGCGCAACTCTTGAGGAACTAAGGCACTTTCTTGGCGAAATCGAGATCGTCGCGGCCATTGCGGAAGATCAGGAACAGGTTGACAAGATCCTGGAACTGAAGGACGCGGGCGCCGAGGGCATCGACCACATCATTTATGATGAAGCGCGCGGTCTTGGCTTCTACGAGGTTGAAGGGCTGTTGTCCTGGGATCACCTGATCGAAGTTGGTCAGCACGATCTGAACGAAACCCCGGGCCTGCGTGAGGAACTGCTTAGTCGTGCGAAGCCGGAAGATCCGGCCATTTTTCTGCACTCCTCCGGAACGACGGGCGCGCCGAAGGGCATCGTACTGAGTCAGAAGAACGTTCTTGCTGCTGCTCGGAATGGACATGCGGCGGGTGCCTTCGACGAAAATGAGGAGATCCTCGCGTACTTGCCGATGGCCTGGGTGGGAGACTACGCCATAACCGTTGCCGCGGCACTCCTTTGGCGTTTCACCGTGAATGTGCCTGAGCGCCAGGAAACGGTCGTGCGCGACATGCGCGAGATCGCTCCGACCTTCTATCTGGCGGCTCCGAGAAGCTGGGACCAGATGCTGACGACAATCCAGGTGGGTATCGAAAATTCGTCCCCTTTAAAGAAATGGCTGTACCATTTTTTCATGGATCGGGCCATCGCCGCTGAGACACGCAAGCTGAACGGAAAAAGCGGTGGTATATTGGAGCCTTTGGGCCGACTTTTGGGCGAGGCAATCATTTTCGGACCGATCAAGGACCAGTTCGGAATGAGCCGCCTCAAGAACGCGTTCACCGGCGGCGAAGCGATCGGCGAAGACACCTTTGTTTTCTACCGATCCTTGGGAATCAAATTGCGCCAACTCTATGGCCAAACCGAAAACAGCGCGATCAATGCAATTCAGTCTCCGGGTGAAGTGCGCCTTCATACCGTCGGCAAACCCGCGCCCGGCGTCGAGGTGACCATCGCCGAGGACGGGGAGATCCTGGTACGCTCGGACAGCGTATTCGAAGGGTACTTCAACAAACCCGAAGCGACCGCCGAAGCCCTTGAGGGCGGGTGGCTGCATACAGGTGATGCCGGGTATTTGGAGGAAGATGGACACTTGGTTGTTCTGGGGCGCGTCTCCGAGGTCATGCATACGGCCGGAGGCGAGCGGTTTGTGCCAAACTACATCGAGAACCGGTTGAAATTCAGCCCTTATATTAAGGATGCTGCCGTAATCGGCGCCGGGCTGAAGGAACTGACGGCGATGGTCTGCGTGGATTTCGAGGCCGTGGGGCACTGGGCCGAAGTGAACGGCGTACCTTACGTGTCATATGCCGATCTTTCTCAGCGTGAAGAGGTCGCGACGTTGCTTCGCGAGGCCTTCCAACGGGTCAACAAGGCCGTCACCGAACCATTGCGCCTGCAACGCTTTGTCAGTCTGCCGAAAGAATTCGACCCGGACGATGGTGAAATCACACGGACACGAAAACTACGGCGCAAGGTCGTTCAGGAACGCTATGCTGACGTGATCGCGGCGCTCTACGACGGTTCAAAAGAGGTCCATGTAAGCGCGCAGGTGACTTACGAGACCGGGGAAGTAGGGAAGGTCGAAAGAAGCCTTCCCATCAGGGAGGTATAA